One part of the Haliaeetus albicilla chromosome 9, bHalAlb1.1, whole genome shotgun sequence genome encodes these proteins:
- the LOC104312566 gene encoding mucin-4 isoform X2, which produces MGTREWTFSTFMGCCVWILHGLGAAAATTPVTTEGLFAVGTASPTMVESEGPHDLVMGTAEANTVAANAETADSILVENPLSPSSPPGPEPDALVTAVSNYGSTVPALMNVTKPLNTSQDIERGSAAPTAATTTAAISAQHPAVTPEAELDVTGPAPDAALGSTPLFADVKEDILAAVTREGADLDPTASAVSLPTTPPLAVSWGAQPTAGSPVGAGVTVLPSQGLTTATGAVEEGITLPVDTQSEASANSSSPSPGTGGLLTTQQDGVVNRAMGITPEPVGENAPAVEESPSALVHGDTADAVNGEFSTVGSSSLPLESPTVSGTVGNPGEPSLLHGQAVLSPATLLPPANGGDGDGQRAPGVLSEAPGSALSPADSEAPMAPKVTGDMAITPLVPTDTQSDMNPPLPDTALPTGDVGAVGLAKPSLQPAPWQTPTGEQPPLLSPTDTPSAPGAAHPPPGTEASTLPAPDGGAEIPASPNLSAAPGAPVSPSLGGSQPWGMAAGAPQGADGPGTGLSSASDAPIPVSFVPDGLAWPTAGVQGQGAEGAGGTALAGGPGDGSPSADTQSDMSPSDFSTQQDPANAGLLPVGATGALANADLSPPSALRDGAGTGAALAMGQVSPPSPAPPSSAGLEPSLSGAEGPGDLPGESTSTPGAVASPMAGAETAASLNPGAAQEAPMSPSFGGSQPWGTATGGPQGAGLPGANGPGTGLTSAWDVSSPATYGPAEPSSPALGVQLGTNLGLPAAEGHTAGTAEPVLGGAGSGTSFEPSLSSTAGSVMTSVMDQLPGAGSLSGPASPSDVVAASSISEGDGAGPMPDAAPGPDSLSLASPDSETGPALTLVQGAESAGNVEQAGIPQSESPYMQSSPSEFNTQQEAANNGELPAGETGPLVNADLSPPSALRDGAGTGAAPALEQVSPPGPAPPSSAGLDPSLSGAEGPGDLPGESTSTPGAVAGPMAGAETAASLNPGAAQEAPMSPSFGGSQPWGTATGGPQGAGLPGANGPSTSLTSAWDQPPHAGSSSGPASPSDVVAAPSISDPASPSALGGAGGAPGALQPSLGAGPGVPPAAGEGAGEGAGDGMAPEQSQATAGEGPVDSGARDGQMGAVLQTASASPSTEGSSSPGTAGKTANGASLQGAGTAGSGLSTGLEPAGPEEPPVSAPSIQNGASLGLSDAKLSQVNVVEVPGGALVNRGASLGASLGEGTGAIIQIASGALDPSALTSPQERQPLDPVAPNTSGISDSMAASLAASLLLPGHGLGLGLAPSGDPRSASGIQSGSRALAPGAQGGLAGDAGGAQMWSLEDEVASGMPAPLGEASTHALASPNTAPVLPSAPQRQNTAAGVSASPGLSTPLSAFAAVPLYGYGAKENDRQYVERRVDFNSPLFKPETGFPFGKTLRNSLYFTDNGQIIFPASDNSIFTSPNPPPSGFNGHEEVPMIAVFWDNADFSRGVGTTFYQEFLTLNTAKPPFVRDVEAKVRRYLRSSYSAAWTLKITWEKAPAYAARTDTRRTITYQAVLTTDGFRSYVLMLYQEGGMQWDYTRLTTTNVLIGYTSGDGFYRNDDLTQRPPAAKYRPDQFRGYNTDLRGLWIYKLESRVRVNYRLKCLAWTGQQQEPRVWSQGLPACPCSLQQGQQDPRFKSSRGGWWAARVSMLHSASPNQHGAGVRCLYDSQSQLIEGRQERYWRSSRQASPYRDQELKLYDWCCNQAGSAHLCTRYSEKRPKIGCDGYQPPSMGSSEEQESDSEEQKGQVTGGLNTCSMVWATADPPSPLLLLISCVRLLPPAPITPTHHTGQLTQPVPAVAFTGTSSCFSSRPVPRSQLL; this is translated from the exons ATGGGGACCAGGGAATGGACGTTTTCCACCTTCATGGGATGCTGCGTATGGATTCTGCATG ggcttggggctgctgctgccaccaccccTGTCACCACCGAGGGGCTGTTTGCTGTGGGAACAGCTTCTCCCACCATGGTGGAGAGTGAGGGGCCCCATGACCTGGTGATGGGCACTGCGGAGGCAAACACTGTGGCAGCCAATGCTGAGACAGCCGATAGCATCCTTGTGGAGAATCCGTTGAGCCCATCCTCCCCTCCCGGGCCTGAGCCAGATGCTTTGGTGACAGCGGTGAGCAACTATGGCTCTACAGTACCAGCTTTGATGAATGTGACCAAGCCTCTTAACACATCTCAGGATATTGAGAGGGGTTCGGCTGCTCCCACTGCAGCCACAACCACTGCCGCCATCTCTGCACAGCACCCCGCTGTCACCCCAGAAGCAGAGCTTGATGTAACGGGGCCTGCTCCCGATGCCGCCCTGGGATCCACCCCTCTCTTTGCAGATGTGAAGGAGGACATCCTCGCGGCTGTGACCAGAGAAGGAGCAGACCTAGACCCCACCGCCAGCGCTGtgtccctccccaccacccctccaCTGGCAGTTTCCTGGGGGGCACAGCCAACTGCTGGCAGCCCcgtgggtgctggtgtcaccGTGCTGCCAAGCCAAGGGCTGACCACAGCCACAGGAGCAGTTGAGGAAGGCATAACCCTGCCTGTGGATACGCAAAGTGAAGCCAGTGCCAATTCCTCaagccccagccccggcaccGGGGGGCTGCTTACAACCCAGCAGGATGGGGTGGTGAACAGGGCCATGGGCATCACCCCAGAGCCAGTGGGAGAAAATGCCCCCGCTGTTGAGGAAAGTCCCTCAGCTTTGGTGCATGGAGACACGGCAGATGCAGTAAATGGTGAATTCAGCACGGTCGGCTCATCCAGCCTGCCTCTGGAGAGCCCAACAGTGTCAGGAACAGTGGGAAACCCAGGGGAGCCCTCCCTCCTCCATGGCCAGGCAGTGCTGAGCCCAGCCACTTTGCTGCCGCCGGCCaatggtggggatggggatgggcaGAGAGCTCCTGGGGTGTTATCAGAGGCTCCTGGTTCAGCCCTGTCACCTGCAGACAGTGAGGCACCCATGGCACCCAAGGTGACAGGAGACATGGCCATCACACCACTGGTTCCCACTGATACACAGAGTGACATGAATCCCCCACTCCCGGACACTGCGCTGCCCACAGGGGACGTGGGGGCTGTGGGACTGGCCAAACCATCCCTGCAGCCTGCCCCATGGCAGACCCCCACTGGAGAACAGCCACCGCTGCTGTCTCCCACGGACACCCCCAGCGCTCCTGGGGCTGCTCACCCACCCCCAGGGACTGAggccagcaccctgcctgcacctgaTGGTGGGGCAGAGATACCAGCAAGCCCCAACCTCTCTGCTGCCCCAGGAGCACCTGTGTCTCCATCTCTTGGAGGGTCACAGCCATGGGGGATGGCAGCTGGTGCTCCCCAAGGAGCTGATGGACCTGGCACTGGCTTGAGTTCAGCTTCAGATGCTCCCATCCCAGTATCTTTTGTACCTGATGGACTTGCATGGCCCACTGCTGGGGTCCAGGGTCAGGGAGCCGAGGGTGCAGGGGGCACGGCACTGGCAGGAGGTCCAGGGGATGGCAGTCCCTCTGCAGATACCCAGAGTGACATGAGTCCTTCAGACTTCAGCACTCAGCAGGATCCCGCTAACGCTGGATTGCTGCCAGTAGGAGCAACAGGAGCTTTGGCAAATGCTGACCTGTCCCCTCCATCAGCTCTCAGGGACGGAGCAGGAACAGGAGCAGCCCTGGCAATGGGACAAGTGTCCCCACCTAGTCCCGCAcctcccagcagtgctgggctggagccCAGTCTCTCAGGGGCAGAAGGACCAGGGGACCTGCCCGGTGAATCCACCAGCACTCCTGGGGCTGTGGCCAGCCCCATGGCTGGGGCAGAGACAGCAGCAAGCCTCAACCCTGGTGCTGCTCAGGAAGCACCCATGTCTCCATCCTTTGGGGGGTCACAGCCATGGGGGACGGCAACTGGTGGTCCCCAGGGAGCAGGTCTGCCTGGAGCCAATGGACCAGGCACCGGCTTGACTTCGGCATGGGATGTTTCCAGCCCAGCAACTTATGGACCAGCAGAACCCTCATCACCTGCCCTTGGGGTCCAACTTGGCACAAACCTGGGGcttccagcagcagaggggCATACAGCTGGAACAGCAGAGCCGGTGCTGGGAGGAGCAGGCAGTGGGACCAGTTTTGAGCCATCCCTTAGCTCCACTGCAGGCAGCGTGATGACATCTGTGATGGATCAACTGCCTGGTGCAGGTTCCTTGTCCGGTCCTGCCTCTCCCAGTGATGTGGTGGCAGCATCCTCCATTTCAGAGGGTGATGGAGCAGGACCCATGCCAGATGCAGCCCCTGGCCCTGACAGCTTATCCCTGGCCTCTCCAGACAGTGAAACTGGCCCAGCGCTTACTCTGGTGCAGGGGGCTGAGAGCGCAGGGAACGTGGAACAGGCAGGAATCCCACAGAGTGAAAGTCCCTACATGCAGTCAAGTCCTTCAGAATTCAACACTCAGCAGGAAGCTGCCAACAACGGAGAGCTGCCAGCAGGAGAAACAGGGCCTTTGGTGAATGCTGACCTGTCCCCTCCATCAGCTCTCAGGGATGGAGCAGGAACAGGAGCAGCGCCAGCACTGGAACAAGTGTCCCCACCTGGTCCCGCAcctcccagcagtgctgggctggatccCAGTCTCTCAGGAGCAGAAGGACCAGGGGACCTGCCCGGTGAATCTACCAGCACTCCTGGGGCTGTGGCCGGCCCCATGGCTGGGGCAGAGACAGCAGCAAGCCTCAACCCTGGTGCTGCTCAGGAAGCACCCATGTCTCCATCCTTTGGGGGGTCACAGCCATGGGGGACGGCAACTGGTGGTCCCCAGGGAGCAGGTCTGCCTGGAGCCAATGGACCAAGCACCAGCTTGACTTCAGCATGGGATCAACCGCCTCATGCAGGTTCCTCGTCCGGTCCTGCCTCTCCCAGTGATGTGGTTGCAGCACCCTCCATTTCAGATCCAGCCAGCCCGAGTGCCCTCGGAGGAGCAGGTGGTGCTCCTGGAGCTCTGCAGCCTTCCCTGGGTGCTGGGCCTGGggtccctcctgctgcaggagaaggggCAGGTGAAGGAGCTGGTGATGGGATGGCCCCAGAGCAGTCCCAGGCCACTGCCGGAGAGGGACCAGTTGATTCAGGAGCCCGTGATGGACAAATGGGAGCTGTTCTGCAGACTGCATCTGCTTCCCCATCTACGGAGGGGTCTTCATCGCCTGGGACAGCTGGCAAGACTGCTAACGGAGCAAGCCTTCAAGGAGCTGGTACAGCTGGCAGTGGCTTGAGCACAGGCTTGGAGCCTGCTGGCCCTGAGGAACCCCCTGTGTCTGCCCCCAGCATCCAGAATGGTGCCAGTCTTGGACTTTCTGATGCAAAACTGAGCCAAGTCAATGTGGTGGAGGTGCCTGGAGGAGCCTTGGTAAACAGGGGAGCTTCCCTTGGTGCCAGCCTGGGAGAGGGCACAGGAGCCATCATACAGATCGCATCGGGAGCGCTGGACCCGTCCGCCCTCACCTCCCCCCAGGAAAGGCAGCCCCTGGACCCCGTGGCTCCAAACACCAGTGGCATCTCTGATAGCATGGCTGCCTCACTggctgcttctctgcttcttcccGGGCATGGGCTGGGCTTGGGTCTGGCACCCAGTGGGGACCCCCGCTCTGCCTCTGGCATCCAGAGTGGGAGCAGAGCCCTGGCACCAGGGGCACAGGGTGGGCTggcaggagatgctggaggTGCTCAGATGTGGTCTCTTGAAGATGAGGTGGCCTCAGGGATGCCTGCACCTTTGGGAGAAGCATCGACCCATGCACTTGCATCCCCCAACACTGCCCCGGTACTGCCTTCTGCTCCACAGAGACAAAACACTGCAGCGGGGGTGtctgccagccctgggctttCCACTCCGCTTTCGGCAT ttgcaGCTGTGCCCCTCTACGGGTATGGAGCGAAAGAAAATGATCGACAGTACGTGGAAAGGAGGGTGGATTTTAATTCTCCACTTTTCAAGCCTGAGACCGGATTCCCATTTGGCAAAACCTTGCGCAACTCTCTCTAT TTTACAGACAATGGACAAATCATTTTCCCAGCCTCAGACAACAGCATCTTCACATCCCCCAACCCTCCTCCCAGCGGCTTCAATGGCCACGAGGAGGTTCCCATGATCGCCGTGTTTTGGGACAACGCCGACTTCTCCAGAGGTGTTGGCACCACCTTTTACCAG GAGTTCCTCACCCTTAACACGGCCAAGCCTCCATTCGTGCGTGACGTGGAAGCGAAGGTTCGGCGGTACCTGAGGTCCTCCTACTCCGCAGCCTGGACCCTGAAGATCACCTGGGAGAAGGCACCTGCCTACGCAGCACGGACTGACACCCGGAGG ACGATCACATACCAGGCTGTCCTGACCACCGATGGCTTCAGGTCCTATGTCCTGATGCTGTACCAGGAGGGAGGCATGCAATGGGATTACACCAGACTCACCACCACCAATGTGCTCATCGGCTACACCAG TGGGGATGGCTTTTACCGCAATGATGACCTGACTCAGAGACCTCCAGCTGCTAAATATCGCCCTGATCAGTTCAGGGGATACAACACAG ACCTCCGTGGGCTGTGGATTTACAAGCTGGAGAGCCGCGTGAGAGTCAACTACCGGCTGAAGTGCCTGGCGTGGacggggcagcagcaggagccgcGGGTGTGGAGCCAgggcctgcctgcctgcccctgctccctgcagcaagGGCAGCAGGACCCGCGCTTCAAGAGCAGCCGCGGAG GCTGGTGGGCTGCCCGCGTCTCCATGCTGCACTCTGCATCCCCCAACCAGCACGGTGCCGGCGTCCGCTGCCTGTACGACAGCCAGAGCCAGCTCATCGAGGGGCGGCAGGAGAGGTACTGGAGATCCTCCAGGCAGGCGTCCCCTTACCGTG ACCAGGAGCTGAAGTTGTACGACTGGTGCTGTAACCAGGCGGGCAGTGCCCACCTCTGTACCCGCTACAGCGAGAAGAGACCGAAGATTGGCTGTGATGGATACCAGCCACCCAGCATGG GTTCCTCGGAGGAGCAAGAGAGCGActcagaggagcagaaag GACAAGTAACTGGGGGGTTGAACACCTGCAGCATGGTCTGGGCCACAGCTGATCCTCCGAGTCCTTTGCTCCTGCTCATCTCCTGTGTCCGCCTGCTCCCACCAGCACCCATCACCCCTACCCACCACACAGGGCAGCTCACTCAGCCAGTGCCTGCAGTTGCCTTCACTGGCACAAGTTCATGTTTCTCATCCAGACCAGTCCCAAGGAGTCAGTTGCTTTAG
- the LOC104312566 gene encoding mucin-4 isoform X1: MGTREWTFSTFMGCCVWILHGLGAAAATTPVTTEGLFAVGTASPTMVESEGPHDLVMGTAEANTVAANAETADSILVENPLSPSSPPGPEPDALVTAVSNYGSTVPALMNVTKPLNTSQDIERGSAAPTAATTTAAISAQHPAVTPEAELDVTGPAPDAALGSTPLFADVKEDILAAVTREGADLDPTASAVSLPTTPPLAVSWGAQPTAGSPVGAGVTVLPSQGLTTATGAVEEGITLPVDTQSEASANSSSPSPGTGGLLTTQQDGVVNRAMGITPEPVGENAPAVEESPSALVHGDTADAVNGEFSTVGSSSLPLESPTVSGTVGNPGEPSLLHGQAVLSPATLLPPANGGDGDGQRAPGVLSEAPGSALSPADSEAPMAPKVTGDMAITPLVPTDTQSDMNPPLPDTALPTGDVGAVGLAKPSLQPAPWQTPTGEQPPLLSPTDTPSAPGAAHPPPGTEASTLPAPDGGAEIPASPNLSAAPGAPVSPSLGGSQPWGMAAGAPQGADGPGTGLSSASDAPIPVSFVPDGLAWPTAGVQGQGAEGAGGTALAGGPGDGSPSADTQSDMSPSDFSTQQDPANAGLLPVGATGALANADLSPPSALRDGAGTGAALAMGQVSPPSPAPPSSAGLEPSLSGAEGPGDLPGESTSTPGAVASPMAGAETAASLNPGAAQEAPMSPSFGGSQPWGTATGGPQGAGLPGANGPGTGLTSAWDVSSPATYGPAEPSSPALGVQLGTNLGLPAAEGHTAGTAEPVLGGAGSGTSFEPSLSSTAGSVMTSVMDQLPGAGSLSGPASPSDVVAASSISEGDGAGPMPDAAPGPDSLSLASPDSETGPALTLVQGAESAGNVEQAGIPQSESPYMQSSPSEFNTQQEAANNGELPAGETGPLVNADLSPPSALRDGAGTGAAPALEQVSPPGPAPPSSAGLDPSLSGAEGPGDLPGESTSTPGAVAGPMAGAETAASLNPGAAQEAPMSPSFGGSQPWGTATGGPQGAGLPGANGPSTSLTSAWDQPPHAGSSSGPASPSDVVAAPSISDPASPSALGGAGGAPGALQPSLGAGPGVPPAAGEGAGEGAGDGMAPEQSQATAGEGPVDSGARDGQMGAVLQTASASPSTEGSSSPGTAGKTANGASLQGAGTAGSGLSTGLEPAGPEEPPVSAPSIQNGASLGLSDAKLSQVNVVEVPGGALVNRGASLGASLGEGTGAIIQIASGALDPSALTSPQERQPLDPVAPNTSGISDSMAASLAASLLLPGHGLGLGLAPSGDPRSASGIQSGSRALAPGAQGGLAGDAGGAQMWSLEDEVASGMPAPLGEASTHALASPNTAPVLPSAPQRQNTAAGVSASPGLSTPLSAFAAVPLYGYGAKENDRQYVERRVDFNSPLFKPETGFPFGKTLRNSLYFTDNGQIIFPASDNSIFTSPNPPPSGFNGHEEVPMIAVFWDNADFSRGVGTTFYQEFLTLNTAKPPFVRDVEAKVRRYLRSSYSAAWTLKITWEKAPAYAARTDTRRTITYQAVLTTDGFRSYVLMLYQEGGMQWDYTRLTTTNVLIGYTSGDGFYRNDDLTQRPPAAKYRPDQFRGYNTDLRGLWIYKLESRVRVNYRLKCLAWTGQQQEPRVWSQGLPACPCSLQQGQQDPRFKSSRGGWWAARVSMLHSASPNQHGAGVRCLYDSQSQLIEGRQERYWRSSRQASPYRDQELKLYDWCCNQAGSAHLCTRYSEKRPKIGCDGYQPPSMAGSSEEQESDSEEQKGQVTGGLNTCSMVWATADPPSPLLLLISCVRLLPPAPITPTHHTGQLTQPVPAVAFTGTSSCFSSRPVPRSQLL, translated from the exons ATGGGGACCAGGGAATGGACGTTTTCCACCTTCATGGGATGCTGCGTATGGATTCTGCATG ggcttggggctgctgctgccaccaccccTGTCACCACCGAGGGGCTGTTTGCTGTGGGAACAGCTTCTCCCACCATGGTGGAGAGTGAGGGGCCCCATGACCTGGTGATGGGCACTGCGGAGGCAAACACTGTGGCAGCCAATGCTGAGACAGCCGATAGCATCCTTGTGGAGAATCCGTTGAGCCCATCCTCCCCTCCCGGGCCTGAGCCAGATGCTTTGGTGACAGCGGTGAGCAACTATGGCTCTACAGTACCAGCTTTGATGAATGTGACCAAGCCTCTTAACACATCTCAGGATATTGAGAGGGGTTCGGCTGCTCCCACTGCAGCCACAACCACTGCCGCCATCTCTGCACAGCACCCCGCTGTCACCCCAGAAGCAGAGCTTGATGTAACGGGGCCTGCTCCCGATGCCGCCCTGGGATCCACCCCTCTCTTTGCAGATGTGAAGGAGGACATCCTCGCGGCTGTGACCAGAGAAGGAGCAGACCTAGACCCCACCGCCAGCGCTGtgtccctccccaccacccctccaCTGGCAGTTTCCTGGGGGGCACAGCCAACTGCTGGCAGCCCcgtgggtgctggtgtcaccGTGCTGCCAAGCCAAGGGCTGACCACAGCCACAGGAGCAGTTGAGGAAGGCATAACCCTGCCTGTGGATACGCAAAGTGAAGCCAGTGCCAATTCCTCaagccccagccccggcaccGGGGGGCTGCTTACAACCCAGCAGGATGGGGTGGTGAACAGGGCCATGGGCATCACCCCAGAGCCAGTGGGAGAAAATGCCCCCGCTGTTGAGGAAAGTCCCTCAGCTTTGGTGCATGGAGACACGGCAGATGCAGTAAATGGTGAATTCAGCACGGTCGGCTCATCCAGCCTGCCTCTGGAGAGCCCAACAGTGTCAGGAACAGTGGGAAACCCAGGGGAGCCCTCCCTCCTCCATGGCCAGGCAGTGCTGAGCCCAGCCACTTTGCTGCCGCCGGCCaatggtggggatggggatgggcaGAGAGCTCCTGGGGTGTTATCAGAGGCTCCTGGTTCAGCCCTGTCACCTGCAGACAGTGAGGCACCCATGGCACCCAAGGTGACAGGAGACATGGCCATCACACCACTGGTTCCCACTGATACACAGAGTGACATGAATCCCCCACTCCCGGACACTGCGCTGCCCACAGGGGACGTGGGGGCTGTGGGACTGGCCAAACCATCCCTGCAGCCTGCCCCATGGCAGACCCCCACTGGAGAACAGCCACCGCTGCTGTCTCCCACGGACACCCCCAGCGCTCCTGGGGCTGCTCACCCACCCCCAGGGACTGAggccagcaccctgcctgcacctgaTGGTGGGGCAGAGATACCAGCAAGCCCCAACCTCTCTGCTGCCCCAGGAGCACCTGTGTCTCCATCTCTTGGAGGGTCACAGCCATGGGGGATGGCAGCTGGTGCTCCCCAAGGAGCTGATGGACCTGGCACTGGCTTGAGTTCAGCTTCAGATGCTCCCATCCCAGTATCTTTTGTACCTGATGGACTTGCATGGCCCACTGCTGGGGTCCAGGGTCAGGGAGCCGAGGGTGCAGGGGGCACGGCACTGGCAGGAGGTCCAGGGGATGGCAGTCCCTCTGCAGATACCCAGAGTGACATGAGTCCTTCAGACTTCAGCACTCAGCAGGATCCCGCTAACGCTGGATTGCTGCCAGTAGGAGCAACAGGAGCTTTGGCAAATGCTGACCTGTCCCCTCCATCAGCTCTCAGGGACGGAGCAGGAACAGGAGCAGCCCTGGCAATGGGACAAGTGTCCCCACCTAGTCCCGCAcctcccagcagtgctgggctggagccCAGTCTCTCAGGGGCAGAAGGACCAGGGGACCTGCCCGGTGAATCCACCAGCACTCCTGGGGCTGTGGCCAGCCCCATGGCTGGGGCAGAGACAGCAGCAAGCCTCAACCCTGGTGCTGCTCAGGAAGCACCCATGTCTCCATCCTTTGGGGGGTCACAGCCATGGGGGACGGCAACTGGTGGTCCCCAGGGAGCAGGTCTGCCTGGAGCCAATGGACCAGGCACCGGCTTGACTTCGGCATGGGATGTTTCCAGCCCAGCAACTTATGGACCAGCAGAACCCTCATCACCTGCCCTTGGGGTCCAACTTGGCACAAACCTGGGGcttccagcagcagaggggCATACAGCTGGAACAGCAGAGCCGGTGCTGGGAGGAGCAGGCAGTGGGACCAGTTTTGAGCCATCCCTTAGCTCCACTGCAGGCAGCGTGATGACATCTGTGATGGATCAACTGCCTGGTGCAGGTTCCTTGTCCGGTCCTGCCTCTCCCAGTGATGTGGTGGCAGCATCCTCCATTTCAGAGGGTGATGGAGCAGGACCCATGCCAGATGCAGCCCCTGGCCCTGACAGCTTATCCCTGGCCTCTCCAGACAGTGAAACTGGCCCAGCGCTTACTCTGGTGCAGGGGGCTGAGAGCGCAGGGAACGTGGAACAGGCAGGAATCCCACAGAGTGAAAGTCCCTACATGCAGTCAAGTCCTTCAGAATTCAACACTCAGCAGGAAGCTGCCAACAACGGAGAGCTGCCAGCAGGAGAAACAGGGCCTTTGGTGAATGCTGACCTGTCCCCTCCATCAGCTCTCAGGGATGGAGCAGGAACAGGAGCAGCGCCAGCACTGGAACAAGTGTCCCCACCTGGTCCCGCAcctcccagcagtgctgggctggatccCAGTCTCTCAGGAGCAGAAGGACCAGGGGACCTGCCCGGTGAATCTACCAGCACTCCTGGGGCTGTGGCCGGCCCCATGGCTGGGGCAGAGACAGCAGCAAGCCTCAACCCTGGTGCTGCTCAGGAAGCACCCATGTCTCCATCCTTTGGGGGGTCACAGCCATGGGGGACGGCAACTGGTGGTCCCCAGGGAGCAGGTCTGCCTGGAGCCAATGGACCAAGCACCAGCTTGACTTCAGCATGGGATCAACCGCCTCATGCAGGTTCCTCGTCCGGTCCTGCCTCTCCCAGTGATGTGGTTGCAGCACCCTCCATTTCAGATCCAGCCAGCCCGAGTGCCCTCGGAGGAGCAGGTGGTGCTCCTGGAGCTCTGCAGCCTTCCCTGGGTGCTGGGCCTGGggtccctcctgctgcaggagaaggggCAGGTGAAGGAGCTGGTGATGGGATGGCCCCAGAGCAGTCCCAGGCCACTGCCGGAGAGGGACCAGTTGATTCAGGAGCCCGTGATGGACAAATGGGAGCTGTTCTGCAGACTGCATCTGCTTCCCCATCTACGGAGGGGTCTTCATCGCCTGGGACAGCTGGCAAGACTGCTAACGGAGCAAGCCTTCAAGGAGCTGGTACAGCTGGCAGTGGCTTGAGCACAGGCTTGGAGCCTGCTGGCCCTGAGGAACCCCCTGTGTCTGCCCCCAGCATCCAGAATGGTGCCAGTCTTGGACTTTCTGATGCAAAACTGAGCCAAGTCAATGTGGTGGAGGTGCCTGGAGGAGCCTTGGTAAACAGGGGAGCTTCCCTTGGTGCCAGCCTGGGAGAGGGCACAGGAGCCATCATACAGATCGCATCGGGAGCGCTGGACCCGTCCGCCCTCACCTCCCCCCAGGAAAGGCAGCCCCTGGACCCCGTGGCTCCAAACACCAGTGGCATCTCTGATAGCATGGCTGCCTCACTggctgcttctctgcttcttcccGGGCATGGGCTGGGCTTGGGTCTGGCACCCAGTGGGGACCCCCGCTCTGCCTCTGGCATCCAGAGTGGGAGCAGAGCCCTGGCACCAGGGGCACAGGGTGGGCTggcaggagatgctggaggTGCTCAGATGTGGTCTCTTGAAGATGAGGTGGCCTCAGGGATGCCTGCACCTTTGGGAGAAGCATCGACCCATGCACTTGCATCCCCCAACACTGCCCCGGTACTGCCTTCTGCTCCACAGAGACAAAACACTGCAGCGGGGGTGtctgccagccctgggctttCCACTCCGCTTTCGGCAT ttgcaGCTGTGCCCCTCTACGGGTATGGAGCGAAAGAAAATGATCGACAGTACGTGGAAAGGAGGGTGGATTTTAATTCTCCACTTTTCAAGCCTGAGACCGGATTCCCATTTGGCAAAACCTTGCGCAACTCTCTCTAT TTTACAGACAATGGACAAATCATTTTCCCAGCCTCAGACAACAGCATCTTCACATCCCCCAACCCTCCTCCCAGCGGCTTCAATGGCCACGAGGAGGTTCCCATGATCGCCGTGTTTTGGGACAACGCCGACTTCTCCAGAGGTGTTGGCACCACCTTTTACCAG GAGTTCCTCACCCTTAACACGGCCAAGCCTCCATTCGTGCGTGACGTGGAAGCGAAGGTTCGGCGGTACCTGAGGTCCTCCTACTCCGCAGCCTGGACCCTGAAGATCACCTGGGAGAAGGCACCTGCCTACGCAGCACGGACTGACACCCGGAGG ACGATCACATACCAGGCTGTCCTGACCACCGATGGCTTCAGGTCCTATGTCCTGATGCTGTACCAGGAGGGAGGCATGCAATGGGATTACACCAGACTCACCACCACCAATGTGCTCATCGGCTACACCAG TGGGGATGGCTTTTACCGCAATGATGACCTGACTCAGAGACCTCCAGCTGCTAAATATCGCCCTGATCAGTTCAGGGGATACAACACAG ACCTCCGTGGGCTGTGGATTTACAAGCTGGAGAGCCGCGTGAGAGTCAACTACCGGCTGAAGTGCCTGGCGTGGacggggcagcagcaggagccgcGGGTGTGGAGCCAgggcctgcctgcctgcccctgctccctgcagcaagGGCAGCAGGACCCGCGCTTCAAGAGCAGCCGCGGAG GCTGGTGGGCTGCCCGCGTCTCCATGCTGCACTCTGCATCCCCCAACCAGCACGGTGCCGGCGTCCGCTGCCTGTACGACAGCCAGAGCCAGCTCATCGAGGGGCGGCAGGAGAGGTACTGGAGATCCTCCAGGCAGGCGTCCCCTTACCGTG ACCAGGAGCTGAAGTTGTACGACTGGTGCTGTAACCAGGCGGGCAGTGCCCACCTCTGTACCCGCTACAGCGAGAAGAGACCGAAGATTGGCTGTGATGGATACCAGCCACCCAGCATGG CAGGTTCCTCGGAGGAGCAAGAGAGCGActcagaggagcagaaag GACAAGTAACTGGGGGGTTGAACACCTGCAGCATGGTCTGGGCCACAGCTGATCCTCCGAGTCCTTTGCTCCTGCTCATCTCCTGTGTCCGCCTGCTCCCACCAGCACCCATCACCCCTACCCACCACACAGGGCAGCTCACTCAGCCAGTGCCTGCAGTTGCCTTCACTGGCACAAGTTCATGTTTCTCATCCAGACCAGTCCCAAGGAGTCAGTTGCTTTAG